TCCTTAATGTCTTTGGTTTTTATCTCTTTTATGGCGTGAGTGAAGATTTGTCTGACGCCAAGTTCTTTAAAATCAATAACGGTTTTCTTATGCATACATAGAGTATAACATAAGAAGATAGCCTCTGGTTCTTTTTCATGATTTAATTCTCTTTCTTAAAATTTTAACCAAAAATGAACTTTTCAGATAGTTTTACATATGTTATAATGATATGAACTAAAAGAAGATTTTAGAGGGAAATATGACTAAAAAAAATAAATTTGAGAAAGGGAACAGTAGTCTTTCAAATAAAAAATTGAAAAAAGTGACTTCCAAGCGGAATTCTTGGAAACATCAAATGTACGAGCTTGAGATTGCCATTGTAAAAGAGTCAAGCAATAAAAAGAGAGACGAGCTTATAAAACTTCATAATGGCTATATGAGTGAGTATGATAGTTTAAAGAAGCAAATCATTTGGTTAGCAGTATTGGGAATATGTTTCCTAGTGGTCTTGGTGATTTTGGGCTATTTTATTTGGAATAGCTATAACAGTGAGAACATGTCCTATACGTCTTCTTGGCTTCAAGAACGAGTTTAAGATTTAGTTTTGATTAAAACGCCTTATTTTATGACTTTACTACGCAATAGTGAACATAGATGAGTTGATTACTAAATATTAAAGAAGAAAAAGTAAGATATATCTCTAGACAAAAGTCTAGAGGTTTTTTTTGATAAAAATGACCTTATCATCTCCCTATATAGTTATTAGCTATACAAATATCTAATTAAAAATAAGACAACGAGACCAGAAATCCTTTATTTTATAGGATATAGTTTAAAACTATATATATTGAAAACTGATAACAATTATACAGATATTTATTTCTTTGGTAAGATTAAATCAACAACAAAGAGGAGGACACAAGATGTCAACTACTATCATTGGTTTCCCACGTTTGGGTGAATTCCGAGAATTAAAATTTACTACAGAAAAATATTTTAGAAATGAAATTACTGCAGACGAACTTTTAGCGGCTGCTAAAGATTTGCGTGCAAAACACTGGAATATTGTTAAAGAAAAAGGTATTACTGAAATTCCTTCAAATGACTTTTCTCATTACGATAACTTCCTTGATGCGGCCTTCCTTTTCAACGTAGTTCCTGAGTCTGTGAAAAACTTGGATTTGACTGAATTGGAACAATACTTTGCTTTGGCACGTGGTTACCAAGGTGAAAAGGGGGATGTGCGTGCTCTTCCAATGAAGAAATGGTTCAACACCAACTACCATTACATCGTTCCAAAATTTGAAAAAACAACAGCAGTAAAATTGGCTGGTCACAAGATTTTTGATGAGTACCAAGAAGCCAAAGACTTGGGTCTGGATACTCGCCCAGTTGTGGTTGGACCATTCACTTTCCTTCAATTGTCTGATTTCGAAGATGGTGTGAAAGCAGAAGACTTCGTCGATAGCTTTATTGCTGCCTACCAAGATGTCTTTGCAAAATTGGCTGAACTTGGTGCTACTCGTATCCAACTTGATGAACCAGCACTTGTTAAAGATTTGACTGCTGACGAAAAAGCACTCTTCTTGAATCTGTACAATAAAATCTTGGCTGACAAGAAAGGCCTTGAGGTCTTGATTCAAACTTACTTTGGTGATGTTCGTGATGTATACAATGATCTTGTAAACTTGCCAGTAGATGCTATCGGTCTTGACTTTGTCGAAGGTAAGAAGACGCTTGAACTTGTCAAAGGTGGATTCCCAGCTGACAAGACTCTCTATGCAGGTATTGTCAATGGTAAAAACATCTGGCGCAACAACTACGAAAAGAGCTTGGCTGTTCTTGAACAAATTCCAGCTGAAAACATCGTATTGACAAGCTCATGCTCACTTCTTCATGTGCCATTTACGACTGCTAATGAAGAATTTGAACCAGAAATCTTGAACCACTTTGCTTTTGCCGTTGAAAAATTAGATGAACTTCGTGATTTGGATGCTATCCGTAATGGTCAAGGTGCTGAATCACTTGCTGCTAACAAAGAGCTCTTTGCTATTGAACGTGTTGGTGCAAATGCTGAACTTCGTGCTCGTATTGCAGGTTTGACAGAAGCAGATTACACACGTTTACCGGCTTTCGCAGAACGTGAAGCCATTCAAAAGGATGCCTTCAAACTTCCATTGCTTCCGACAACAACTATCGGTTCATTCCCTCAAACTAAGGAAGTTCGTGCCAAACGTTTGGCTTTCCGTAAGAATGAATTGTCTCAGGAAGAATATGATGCCTTTCTTGCTGAAATTATAGATGAATGGATTGAATGGCAAGAAGAAGTTGGCTTTGACGTCCTTGTACATGGTGAGTTTGAACGTAATGACATGGTTGAGTACTTCGGTCAAAACTTGTCTGGGTACCTCTTCTCTAAAAATGGTTGGGTGCAATCATATGGTATGCGTGGGGTGAAACCACCAATCATCTGGGGTGATGTCACTCGTCTTAATCCAATCACTGTAAAATGGTCTAGCTACGCACAAAGACGTACTGACAAGCCTGTTAAAGGTATGTTGACTGGGCCAGTTACAATCCTCAATTGGTCATTCCCACGTGAAGATATCTCTATTAAAGATTCAACTCTTCAAATCGCTCTTGCTATCAAGGATGAAGTGCTTGACCTCGAAGCTGCAGGCATTAAGATTATCCAAATCGATGAGGCTGCTCTTCGTGAAAAATTGCCACTCCGTCGTAGTGACTGGTACGAAGACTACCTTGACTGGGCTATTCCAGCCTTCCGTTTGGTACACTCAACAGTAGCACCAGACACACAAATTCACACACACATGTGTTACTCAGAGTTTACAGATATCATTCCAGCTATCGACAACTTGGATGCAGATGTTATCTCTTTTGAAGCTAGTCGTTCAAACCTTGAAATCTTGGATGAACTTAAAGCACAAAACTTCCAAACAGAAGTTGGACCTGGAGTTTATGATATCCACTCACCTCGTGTCCCACAAGACGGTGAAATTGACCACACTATCGAAGCGATCTTGGCTAAAGTTCCAAGTAGTAAAGTATGGATCAACCCTGACTGTGGTTTGAAGACTCGTGGTATTAAAGAAACTAAAGAAAGCTTAACCAAGCTTCTAGAAGCAGCAAAAGCGGCTCGCAAAAACTTGTAAGTAGAAGTTATAATACCTTGAAAACCTTCTTTCCTATATGTAGAAGGTTTTCAATAGTGAATAATTTTCTAAAGATTTTTGTAATCAAGCTAGATGCAAAATGTGATCAATAATTCCTACGAGTTTACTTGACACTAATAAAAATGCTTTTGTCTCAACAAAAATCTAAAACGAAGAAGGTAAAACTTATGACAAGCCAAACACCATCCCTCTCTTTTGAAGTCTTTCCACCTAATCCAGCCGTAGGAAATGAGAAAATCTTGCTTGCCCTTGATGACATGAAAGGATCGGCACCCCATTTTATCAGTGTAACAGCTAGTAATAACAAATATAGTATCAAAGAGACAACGGTTCCTTTGGCAGACCATATTCAAAATGACCTGGCTATTCCTACTATTGCTCACCTTCCAGCAATCTATTTGAGCAAAGAAAAGGTAGCTGATACTTTGCGAGAATTAGATGCTGTTGGAGTAAATCGTATCCTGGCACTTCGTGGTGACATCATTCCTGGGGTCGAACCTCTAAAAGACTTCAGATATGCAACTGATTTGATTGAGTTTATCAAGGCAGAAGCTCCTAACTTTGATATCATTGGTGCTTGTTATCCTGAAGGTCATCCTGATTCACCAAATCAAATCTCTGATATTCAAAATCTTAAGAAGAAAGTAGATGCAGGTTGTTCAAGTCTTGTAACCCAACTCTTCTTTGATAATGAACGCTTCTACGATTTCCAAGATAAATGTACTCTTGCTGGCATTGATGTGCCTATCCATGCTGGTATTATGCCTATTTTGAATCGTAACCAAGCCCTACGTTTACTTAAGACGTGTGAAAATATCCATTTGCCACGTAAATTCCGTGCTATTTTGGATAAGTATGAGCATGATCCTGAATCTCTGAGAGCTGCCGGTCTAGCTTATGCTGTTGACCAAATCGTGGATTTGGTTACACAAGACGTTGCTGGAGTTCACCTTTATACGATGAATAATGCAGAGACTGCACGTCATATTTACGAAGCTACTCACTCCTTGTTTAAGCATCATTCACAAGTCGGCGCACTGTAATTGAATAATAGAAAAACCACCTATATATTTAATCTATAGGTGGTTTCTTGGTGTAGCAGCGAAAGATTGTAATTACTTATGTGGGGCATTATTATCATGTATCAAAAAAGACCTAGAGCTTAGCTCTAAGTCAAAAGTACTATTCACCTACAAAAGCATTGATTTCTGCTTCGATGTTAGCAATTTTTTCTTTAGCATCCGCTTCAGTTTCTCCAACTGTTGCAATGTAAAATTTGATTTTTGGTTCTGTACCTGAAGGACGAACGGCAAACCATGAATCATCAGCCAAGATGTATTTCAAAACGTTACTTGGAGGAGTTGTCAATTTTTCTACGCCGTCAGCAGTAGTAGCTGTTTGTTCCAAGAAGTCTTCTGTTTTAGCAATATCAGTGTTGTTGAATTGTTTAGGAGCATTGCGACGGAATTTGTCCATGATTTTCTTGATTTCTGCAGCACCATCAACACCTGAAAGCGTAACTGAAATTGTCTTTTCTGAGAAGTAACCATATTGTTTGTAGATTTCCTCGATACCATCTGCCAATGTCATACCACGTGAACGGTAGTAAGCAGCAATTTCTGCAATGATAAGAACGGCTTGGATAGCGTCTTTATCGCGTACAAATGGTTTGATGAGGTAACCGAAGCTTTCTTCAAAACCAAACATGTAAGTGTAATTGTGTTGTGTTTCAAATTCATGAATCTTTTCACCGATAAATTTGAAGCCAGTCAAGACATTAAACATTGTTGCGCCGTAGCTTTCTGCGATCTTAGTAACTAATTCAGTTGATACGATTGATTTACAAAGGGCAGCATTAGCAGGGAGAGTACCAGCTGTTTTGTGAGCTTCAAGGATATATTTGGCGATGATAGCACCAATTTGGTTACCAGAAAGGTTGAGGTATGAACCATCTGGTTGGCGGATTTCAACGCCAAGACGGTCCGCGTCAGGGTCAGTTGCAACCAATACGTCGGCATCTACATTACGACCGAGTTCTTCAGCAAGAGCAAAGGCATCTTGGTTTTCTGGGTTAGGAGATTTAACAGTTGAGAAGTCATCATGAGGAACCGCTTGAGCTTCAACGACTTGAACAGCATCAAACCCAGCTTGAGCAAGGGCACGGCGAGCCAACATTTCACCAGTACCATGAAGTGGAGTATATACAATCTTCATGTCACGACCATACTCATTAATCAAGTCCTGGTTGATGTTAACGTCTTTAACTTCTTTTAGGTATTCAGCATCAACATTTTCACCGATGATTTCGATGAGACCGCTAGCCTTGCTGTCTTCGAGGTCAGCTAATTTGACAGTGAAAGGATTATCAATAGCACGGATGTAATCTGTCAATGCATCGGCATCAGCGGGTGGCATTTGTCCACCGTCTTCACCATAAACTTTGTATCCGTTAAATGGAGCTGGGTTGTGGCTAGCAGTTATCATGATACCAGCAAATGTGTGGAGATGACGTACTGCGAATGATAATTCAGGAGTTGGACGAAGGCTCTCGAACACATAAGATTTAATACCATGAGCTGCTAAAACTTGCGCAGATTCAAAAGCAAACTCAGGAGAGAAACGACGGCTGTCATAAGCGATAGCAACACCACGTTTTTTAGCTTCCTCACCTTTTGAGTCGATCAATTGCGCCAAACCTTCGGTTGCTTGACGAACAACATAAATGTTAATACGGTTGGTACCAGCGCCGATTAAACCACGCATACCAGCTGTACCGAATTCAAGATTAGTATAGAAGGCATCTTCTTTAGTTTTTTTATCCATAGAAACCAACTCGTCACGAAGATAAACAGGCAATTCAGCAAAATCGAGCCATTTTTGATAATTTTCAGTGTAAGACATATCAATCTCCTTTATATTTTTAAACGCTTACATTATATCACAACTAAAGGAAAAAAATCATGCTAATTACCATGTTTTTTCTTTATTTTTTCAATCGAAGTAGCATAGGTGTGATACTAAGCGTTAATAGGCCAGCAATAACCATTTCAGCAACAGAGTTTATAGTGAAAATAGTTGCCATTAGAGTTTTTCCACCTGCTGAGTAGAAATTAGGGATTAGGAAGTAGATACCTAGAAGCACGAAAAATGTATTTGTAAAAGCACCTAAAACACCAGACAGCGTCAAGCCTAGGCGATTTTGAAGTAACTTGTAGATAAAGTAAGGAAAAATACCGATTAAAATACGAGGAACAATTGCAATGACAGCAGATGCCCAAGTTCCTCCTTCCACAAAAGGACTGAAGAGATAACTGCCTACTGTATAGACGATAGTGTTACGAACAATACTCATAATTCCCATAAAACCGC
This region of Streptococcus thermophilus genomic DNA includes:
- a CDS encoding phospho-sugar mutase — encoded protein: MSYTENYQKWLDFAELPVYLRDELVSMDKKTKEDAFYTNLEFGTAGMRGLIGAGTNRINIYVVRQATEGLAQLIDSKGEEAKKRGVAIAYDSRRFSPEFAFESAQVLAAHGIKSYVFESLRPTPELSFAVRHLHTFAGIMITASHNPAPFNGYKVYGEDGGQMPPADADALTDYIRAIDNPFTVKLADLEDSKASGLIEIIGENVDAEYLKEVKDVNINQDLINEYGRDMKIVYTPLHGTGEMLARRALAQAGFDAVQVVEAQAVPHDDFSTVKSPNPENQDAFALAEELGRNVDADVLVATDPDADRLGVEIRQPDGSYLNLSGNQIGAIIAKYILEAHKTAGTLPANAALCKSIVSTELVTKIAESYGATMFNVLTGFKFIGEKIHEFETQHNYTYMFGFEESFGYLIKPFVRDKDAIQAVLIIAEIAAYYRSRGMTLADGIEEIYKQYGYFSEKTISVTLSGVDGAAEIKKIMDKFRRNAPKQFNNTDIAKTEDFLEQTATTADGVEKLTTPPSNVLKYILADDSWFAVRPSGTEPKIKFYIATVGETEADAKEKIANIEAEINAFVGE
- a CDS encoding ECF transporter S component, whose product is MNKKNKANQTAQLALLIATMVVIEVLSQTIFAAFALPIKPTLTHIPVIIASIVYGPKIGAYLGGFMGIMSIVRNTIVYTVGSYLFSPFVEGGTWASAVIAIVPRILIGIFPYFIYKLLQNRLGLTLSGVLGAFTNTFFVLLGIYFLIPNFYSAGGKTLMATIFTINSVAEMVIAGLLTLSITPMLLRLKK
- the metF gene encoding methylenetetrahydrofolate reductase [NAD(P)H] — encoded protein: MTSQTPSLSFEVFPPNPAVGNEKILLALDDMKGSAPHFISVTASNNKYSIKETTVPLADHIQNDLAIPTIAHLPAIYLSKEKVADTLRELDAVGVNRILALRGDIIPGVEPLKDFRYATDLIEFIKAEAPNFDIIGACYPEGHPDSPNQISDIQNLKKKVDAGCSSLVTQLFFDNERFYDFQDKCTLAGIDVPIHAGIMPILNRNQALRLLKTCENIHLPRKFRAILDKYEHDPESLRAAGLAYAVDQIVDLVTQDVAGVHLYTMNNAETARHIYEATHSLFKHHSQVGAL
- the metE gene encoding 5-methyltetrahydropteroyltriglutamate--homocysteine S-methyltransferase — its product is MSTTIIGFPRLGEFRELKFTTEKYFRNEITADELLAAAKDLRAKHWNIVKEKGITEIPSNDFSHYDNFLDAAFLFNVVPESVKNLDLTELEQYFALARGYQGEKGDVRALPMKKWFNTNYHYIVPKFEKTTAVKLAGHKIFDEYQEAKDLGLDTRPVVVGPFTFLQLSDFEDGVKAEDFVDSFIAAYQDVFAKLAELGATRIQLDEPALVKDLTADEKALFLNLYNKILADKKGLEVLIQTYFGDVRDVYNDLVNLPVDAIGLDFVEGKKTLELVKGGFPADKTLYAGIVNGKNIWRNNYEKSLAVLEQIPAENIVLTSSCSLLHVPFTTANEEFEPEILNHFAFAVEKLDELRDLDAIRNGQGAESLAANKELFAIERVGANAELRARIAGLTEADYTRLPAFAEREAIQKDAFKLPLLPTTTIGSFPQTKEVRAKRLAFRKNELSQEEYDAFLAEIIDEWIEWQEEVGFDVLVHGEFERNDMVEYFGQNLSGYLFSKNGWVQSYGMRGVKPPIIWGDVTRLNPITVKWSSYAQRRTDKPVKGMLTGPVTILNWSFPREDISIKDSTLQIALAIKDEVLDLEAAGIKIIQIDEAALREKLPLRRSDWYEDYLDWAIPAFRLVHSTVAPDTQIHTHMCYSEFTDIIPAIDNLDADVISFEASRSNLEILDELKAQNFQTEVGPGVYDIHSPRVPQDGEIDHTIEAILAKVPSSKVWINPDCGLKTRGIKETKESLTKLLEAAKAARKNL